CGTCGCTCATGGCGCCGGGGTGCAGCGTCGGCTCGCAGTCTGCCGCGGCCGCCTGCTGCGCGCTGCAGCCTGTGACGCCGGCGAGGAGCAGCGCGGCGGCTGCGGTGGCGGGAACGAGTCGACGAAGCATGTGCACCTCTCGGAGAAGCCGATTCGGCCGCAGAGCGGCCGAACTGAACCCGGCTATCCTATCGAAACTCGGCTGGGCCGGAGACCCGCCGACCCGGGGGCGCCCCGCTCAGTCGTCGGCGCCGCGCTCGCGGGCGAAGCGCTGGGCCTCGCGCACCTTCTTGCGCAGCACTCTGTCGCTCTTGCCGCGCTCGCCCACCACCTCGGGAGTCCAGGCGCCGGGATCGCCCTGCTCGCCCATGTCGGGCAGCCAGCTGGCGAGATCCTCGTCGGTGAACTCGCTCTTCGACGCGCGGCGCTTGAGTTCGGGCAGTTGCGCGCCTGGCGCGAGCCTGCGCGCTGCGATGAGGAAGCCGGTGTGCGCGACCATGCGGTGGTCGGGGCGCACCGCGAGCCCCTCGACGTGCCAGCCGCGCACCATCGTCTCGGACGACTGGGGGTGCGTGAAGAGGCCGCTGCGGCGGATCTCCTCGGCCGTGCGCGAGAGCTGGGTCACGGTGGCGACGTAGCAGATGAGCACGCCGCCGGGCGCGAGCGCCCGAGCCGAGACGTCGACGCACTCCCACGGCGCGAGCATGTCGAGCACCACGCGGTCGACGCTGCCGTCGTCGCAGCTCGAGGGCAGCGTCTGCTGCAGATCGCCGACCGTGACGGTCCAGTTCTCGGGGGCGCGCCCCGAGAAGGCCGCCACGTTGCCGCGGGCGATGTCGGCGAACTCCTCACGGCGCTCGAACGAGAACAGGCGCCCCTCGGGGCCGATCCCGCGCAGCAGGTGCAGCGACAGCGCACCTGACCCGACACCCGCCTCGACCACGCGGGCCCCCGGGAAGATGTCGGCGAGCGACAGGATCTGCGCGGCGTCCTTGGGGTAGACGATCGCCGCCCCCCGCGGCATCGACATGACGAAGTCGGAGAGCAGCGGGCGCAGCGCGAGGTACTCCTCACCGCTGCTGTTCACCACCACGGAGGCGTCGGGCAGGCCCACGATCTCCTCGTGGCGGATCATGCCGCGGTGGCTGTGGAACTCGCCGCCCGGCACGAGCGTGATCGTGTTGAGGCGGCCCTTGGGGCCGGTGAGCTGCACCCGGTCGCCGTAGCCGAGGGGCCCGCGGGCCGAGGGCGCGTGCTCGCCGGCGGCCTGCGGCGCCCGGCCCGAATCGGCGCCGACGATCGAATCGTCCGTGCTCTGCTGCTCGCTCACCGCTGCGCTCCCGTCGTCTGCTCGGCGTTCCGCAGGGAGCGGAAACGCTCGGAAAGTCTATCCGCGTCGACGCCGGCGAGCGTCGGCCACACCTCGTGCGCCGATGCACCGGTGAGGTCGAGCAGGTTGGGCACCCCGATCGCGACCGCGCCCGATGAGTGGGCGGCGGCCAGGCCGGTGAAGGAGTCCTCGATCGCGAGGCAGCGCTCGATCGGCACGTCGAGCAGGGCTGCCCCGCGCAGGTAGGGATCAGGATCCGGCTTCTCATGTTCCACCTCGTCGCCCGCGACGATGCCGCGGAACAGGCCCTCGGGCAGCAGCCCGACGACGGCGTCGGCGATCGACCGCACGGCCATCGTCACGAGCGCGCTCGGGATGCCCGCCGTCGCGAGCGACTCGAGCAGCTCCACGGCGCCCGGACGCCACTGCGGGCCGGCCTCGCGCAGTCCGGCGATCACCGCCGTCTCCCACTCCGCGATGATCTCGTCGACGCCGAGCGGAACGCCCATCTGCTGGAAGACGACCGCCGCGTTGCGCAGCCCCGATCCGATCATGCGGTCCCGCACCTCGGCGGTCAGCTCGATGCCGTAGCGCGAGAGCATCGAGAGCTCGGCCTCGAGCCACAGCGGCTCCGAATCGATCACGGTGCCGTCCATGTCCCACAGGACGGCGGCGGGTGCTTCGTGCTGGGAAAGTGCGCTCATCCGCACCAGTTTACCGACGGAACCTCGACCGCGCCGGGAGACCGCGGCGGGCACCCCCTCCCGTCGGGCCGCGATGCGACGCCGAGATCGCGCGCTCGGCGGAAACGTCGGTTCTCGGGCGCGGTGTCGATATCCTGGAGGGCATGTCTGAGACCGCCTCCCCGCAGCCCCGCGTGCTGATCGTCGCCTTCCAGGGCTGGAGCGACGCCGGCGACGCCACCACCGAGGTTCTGCAGCACCTCGGGGGGCTCATCGACGCGGAGGTGCTGCACGTCATCAGCTCGGAGGGCTACGTCGACTTCCAGGTGCACCGTCCCAAGCTGATCTTCGACGCCGAGGGCAACCGTGTGCTCGAGTGGCCCGACACCCGCCTGTACGGCACGGTGCAGCGCCCGGGAGACGCGCCGGCCCCGCCCCGCCCCGACGAGGAGACGCTGCGGCGCATCGACGGCAGTCCCGTCACCGACCTCTTCCTCCTCGCCGGCGTCGAGCCGGCCCGCGACTGGCAGAACTTCGCCGACGAGATCGTCGAGCTCATCGACGTGTGGAGCATCGACACCGTCATCATCCTCGGCGCGATGTTCTCGGACGCGCCGCACTCCCGCCCCATCGCCGTGTCGGTCTCGACCGAGAGCGCCGAGCGCCGCGCCGAGACCGGCGCCGTGCGCAGCAGCTACGAGGGCCCCACCGGCATCGCGACCGTCGTCGACCTCGCACTCGCGCAGGCCGGCATCTCGGCGATCTCGCTCTGGGCCCAGGTGCCCCACTACGTGCACAGCACCCCCTCCCCGAAGGCCACGCTCGCGCTGCTCGACAAGCTCGAGGAACTGCTAGACATCGTGATCCCGCGCGGCGAACTGCTGATGCAGGCCAACGAGTGGGAGGCGAACATCAACCGGATCGCCGCCGCCGACGAAGAGATGTCGCGCTACATCCGCGGGCTCGAGGAGTCGCGCGACGATGCCATGGCCGCGGAGGCGACGGGCGACGCGCTCGCCCTCGAGTTCGAGAAGTTCCTCGAGGGCGGATCGCGCGGCATCGAGCAGACCGAGGCGATCGAGCCGGATCTCACGGGCGAGCCGGATCTCCCGGGCGAGCCGGATCTCACGGGCGAGCCGGATCTCACGGGCGAGGCCCGCGATCGCGGCGACGAGGGCGACGACGCGGATCCCGAGCAGCGCTGACGCGCCTCGCAAGCCCCACCCGCACCGACTCGTACAGAACCGGCCGACTCGATAGCCGCTCTTACAGCTTCACCCCGAGCAGCGCGTCGACGGCAGCCGCGATCAGC
The genomic region above belongs to Leucobacter muris and contains:
- a CDS encoding tRNA (adenine-N1)-methyltransferase; protein product: MSEQQSTDDSIVGADSGRAPQAAGEHAPSARGPLGYGDRVQLTGPKGRLNTITLVPGGEFHSHRGMIRHEEIVGLPDASVVVNSSGEEYLALRPLLSDFVMSMPRGAAIVYPKDAAQILSLADIFPGARVVEAGVGSGALSLHLLRGIGPEGRLFSFERREEFADIARGNVAAFSGRAPENWTVTVGDLQQTLPSSCDDGSVDRVVLDMLAPWECVDVSARALAPGGVLICYVATVTQLSRTAEEIRRSGLFTHPQSSETMVRGWHVEGLAVRPDHRMVAHTGFLIAARRLAPGAQLPELKRRASKSEFTDEDLASWLPDMGEQGDPGAWTPEVVGERGKSDRVLRKKVREAQRFARERGADD
- a CDS encoding HAD family hydrolase, which gives rise to MSALSQHEAPAAVLWDMDGTVIDSEPLWLEAELSMLSRYGIELTAEVRDRMIGSGLRNAAVVFQQMGVPLGVDEIIAEWETAVIAGLREAGPQWRPGAVELLESLATAGIPSALVTMAVRSIADAVVGLLPEGLFRGIVAGDEVEHEKPDPDPYLRGAALLDVPIERCLAIEDSFTGLAAAHSSGAVAIGVPNLLDLTGASAHEVWPTLAGVDADRLSERFRSLRNAEQTTGAQR
- a CDS encoding PAC2 family protein, with translation MSETASPQPRVLIVAFQGWSDAGDATTEVLQHLGGLIDAEVLHVISSEGYVDFQVHRPKLIFDAEGNRVLEWPDTRLYGTVQRPGDAPAPPRPDEETLRRIDGSPVTDLFLLAGVEPARDWQNFADEIVELIDVWSIDTVIILGAMFSDAPHSRPIAVSVSTESAERRAETGAVRSSYEGPTGIATVVDLALAQAGISAISLWAQVPHYVHSTPSPKATLALLDKLEELLDIVIPRGELLMQANEWEANINRIAAADEEMSRYIRGLEESRDDAMAAEATGDALALEFEKFLEGGSRGIEQTEAIEPDLTGEPDLPGEPDLTGEPDLTGEARDRGDEGDDADPEQR